DNA from Sulfodiicoccus acidiphilus:
TGACATCGGTCTTGAGAACGATTTGCGAAAGGTTGCTGATGAAATTTACTCGGAAGGAGAAATCGAAGCCCCTACCTCCAGTAGCAGTTACAGAGTTGACGCTATGTCAATAGTACCGTGCAGTATAAGGACACTGGCTGAAGTCACTTCTGGAATAACCTTAACCTATTCAGTAGAACCGCTGCCAGCGTTCTAAGACCCAGAAAAAGTTGGTGCTAGTCATAAGGGAAACTCCGTCAGGTGCAATAGAACTGAGCAATACTCTGAAAGTAACCAAGGTAGGAGGAATAATTGTTCCCGGCTCACCTGGCTTTTATTCTAAAGCCCAAATCGGTAGACGATATGGTAAATTTCGTTGTAGGAAAAACTCTAGATATGATTGGATATCGAACACTCGTTATATAATAGATGAAAGGGACAAACGAGCAGTGAAGCACAAAGGTGAGCTACTGAAGCAGAGAACAGAGCCTCAAGAGCTTATAGTAAT
Protein-coding regions in this window:
- a CDS encoding flavoprotein, which gives rise to MYTREAIKVAKVENDIGLENDLRKVADEIYSEGEIEAPTSSSSYRVDAMSIVPCSIRTLAEVTSGITLTYSVEPLPAF